The segment CCATGGAGCAGGTGGTGCTCGCCCCTCACCAGGGCAGCGCCACCGAAGAAACCCGCGCGGCGATGGCAGCGCTGGTGCTCGCCAATCTCGACGCGCATTTCGCCGGCGAGGACCTGCCGACGCCGCTGCTCTAAAAGATCCTCCCCGGCACGGGGAGGATCGAGAAGGTTCGCGCCCCTCATCCCAGCAACGTGCTCAGCACATCCGGATGGAAGCCCCAGCCGGCAAAGCCGCACAGCCCCATGAACAGCCCGAACGCACCGAATACCCAGGCGACTGCCAAGAGCCAGCTGCTCTCCGCCAGCGCCGACACCGCCGCGACCGAAATCGCGGTGGCGATCGCCGCGTCGCTGGCATCGAACTGGTCATCGTGGACGTTGAGCGCGTCATACTGCGCCGCCTGCGCCTTGGCCTGTTCGGCGAGCTTGGGCGCCTCGACCTTGTACTTGGCGATGTCGGCATCGAGGCCCTTGAGCACCGGGGCGATTTTCACCGGATCGGTCGCCACCGCGGCGATCTGCGCGCGGCTGGTCTCGGCGAGATGCTGCTTGGTCTTGGTCGCCTGATATTCGTTCCACAGGTCGACCGAGTTCGACTGCGCCTGCTGCATCGCCTGGACGATGTTGCCGTCCTTGATGCCACACACGCCGGTGAACACCGAGAGGATCACCACGGTGATGGCAACGCGTCGGTTGAGGCGCTTGTCCTTGGCCTCGGCAGAGACTTCGATTTCCATGGCGTTCAGGCTTTCCGCATCGCGAGGAGCAAATTCCTCCCCGGTACGGGGAGTGGGACCGCTCGCCGCAGGCGAGTGGTGGAGGGGCCGCGCCGCAGGCGCGGTGCGAATGCCATGCGGTGGACGACCGCCGCTCGCGCGGCGGCCCCTCCACCATTTGCTGCGCAAATGGTCCCCCTCCCAGTGCCGGGGAGGAATTTCTGTTCGTCGCTCACTTCGCCGCCTTGCGCAGCGCGAGGCGGACCAGCGCGTCGAGTGTCGCCGCCGGGCCGAGTTCGTCGCTGGCGGCGTTGACCGCAGCACTCGCCTCCGCAGCCTTGAAGCCGAGGTTGAGCATCGCCGATACCGCATCGGCCGCAGCCCCGCCGCTGGGCGCCGCCGCGGCCCCCACCCCGCCGAGCGCCAGCCCGCCGGCCTTGTCCTTCAGCTCGTTGACGATGCGCTGGGCGAGTTTCGGCCCCACGCCGTTCGACCGCGCGATCGTGGCGGAGTCCGCACGGGCAACTGCGGTGCGCAGTTCCTCGGGCGCGAGGATCGAGAGGATCGCCAGCGCCACCTTGGCCCCCACCCCCTGCACGCTGGTGAGCAGCTTGAACCAGTCGCGCTCGTCGGCGGTGGCAAAGCCCATCAGCCGGATCGAATCCTCGCTGACCAGCATCTCGGTATGGATGGTGACCTGCTCGCCCACCGCCCCCAGCTTGTCGAGCGTCTTGGCCGAGGCGCCGACCAGATAGCCGACGCCGTTCACGTCGATCACCGCATGATCGGCGCCGCTGGCGGCCAGTGCACCCCGCAGATGCGCGATCATCGGCAAGGCTCCGGTGCGAGGGAGATCGATGCAAGGGTGCGCGCGGTCGGTAGCATGGACGGGACATAAGCGGAACAGCACCCCGGAGAAAGCGATTTTCAGCGTCGCGCTTGGCAAGCCCCCCGTCTTGTCCCACCTTTGCGGCAAGGGATGGGAGGCTCGGGTGATCCAGACGGCGCTGCTGTTGCTTTGGTTGGGGCTGCTGGTCGCTGGCGATACGTCCATCGGCCGTGCGCTGCGACGCATCCTCGTGGAAGCGCCGGCGCGCTGGTGCAATCGGTGGTCGCGGGGCGACGTGCTGCTGATTCTGTGCTTGATCGCCGGTGCCGCCGTGATCCTGTGGACGATGGAGGCCGAGGGCAGGCTGTTCCTCGGCATGTTTGGCCCCGACATCGTAGCGGGCGCTGGCATGCTCGAGCTTGGCAGCTTGCTGGACGTCGCGGTGACGGCGGTGGCCGTGTTTACGACGCTGCGTGTGCAGGGCCTGCGCCACTGGATCCAGGGACGCGCCAGCCGTCCTGCGGGCCGCGCGCGCCGGACGCAGCGGGAGCGCCTCCCCGCGTCGAACGATGACGATGACGGGCCAGCCTGCGCCGTCGCTGCCTGAGCGCTGAGGCCTTCGGCCTGGAGGTGGTCATTTCGTCCGCCGCAGAAAAGGCCGCCGGAACCATCGCCCCGGCGGCCTTCCTTCAGATCTTAGGCAGCGCTCAGTTCAGGACGAGCGTCACCGCGCGACGGTTCTGCGCCCAGGCGGCTTCGTCCGAACCCATTGCGACCGGGCGTTCCTTGCCATAGCTGATCGTGGTGATGCGATCGGCCGAGACGCCCTGCGCGGCGAGATAGTTCTTCGCGGCGTTGGCGCGGCGGTCGCCCAGCGCGAGATTGTATTCGCGGGTGCCGCGCTCGTCGCAATGCCCTTCCAGCGTGATGCGGACGTTCGGGTGCGCAACCAGCCACTTGGCCTGGCTGTCGAGGACGGCGCGCGACTGCGGGTCGACGTCATACTGATCGAGGCCGAAGTGAATCGTGTCGCTCGTCACTTCGCGGCGGAACTGCTCCGACATCGGCGTCGTCTGCGTGGTCTCGCCATTGCCATAGGGCTGGCTCGGCGCCGCGGTTTCGGTCGGCGCGGGCGGCAGTTCCTTCGGCGGCTTCTTCGAGCAGGCTGCAGTGGCGACGAGTGCCACGCCGAGCATCAGGCTGGGGACGAGCTTGGTCATGAAATCCTCCTTTTACGAGTGTCGCGCATGCCGCGCCTTCATTACGCTAGAGTTTCTACTCGGTGTCAGGGACGCACGGCGCCCCAATTCGGGTCCGAACCATCGAGCGGCGTCGGCACTTTTCGCGTCGCGCGGCCGGTGAGATCGACCGTCCACAGGTCCGGGCGGCCCGATCCCTGCGCGGAACGGAAGAAGAGGATGACGCGGCCATTGGGCGCCCAGCTCGGGCCTTCGTCGCCCCAGCTGTTGGTTAGCAGCTGCTCGCCGCCGCCCGAGGGGTTCATCACGCCGATGCGGAACGCGCCGCCGCCCATGCGGGTGAAGGCGATCTGGTCGCCGCGCGGGCTCCACGCCGGGGCCGCATAGCGCCCGCCGCCGAAGCTGATGCGGTGCTGGTTGGAGCCGTCGGCGTTCATCACATAGAGCTGCTGGGTGCCGCCGCGATCGCTCTCGAACACGATCTTGGAGCCGTCGGGCGAATAGCTCCCGCCGGTATCGATGCCGGGCGAGGTGGTCAGCCGCTGCGGGGTGCCGCCGCTGGCCGGCACGCGGTAGATGTCGGTATTGCCGCCAACCGCCATCGAGAACACCACCCAGCGCGCATCGGGCGACCAGTGCGGCGCGAAGTTGAGCGCGACGTTGGCGACCAGCGTGCGATCCTGCCGCGATCCCAGGTCGTAGATGTGGATCGAGGGGCGATCGCGCTCGAAGCTCATGTACAGGATCGCGTTGAGCTTGGGGCTCATGCGCGGGGTCAGCACGATCGACTGGCCATTGGTGAGGAAGCGGTGATTCGCCCCGTCCTGATCCATGATCGCGAGCTGCTTGCGGCGCCGGTTCTTGGGGCCGCTCTCGGCGATATAGACGACCTGGGTGTCGAAATACGGACCTTCGCCGGTAAGCCGCGCATAGATCGCGTCGGCGCATTTGTGGCCTGCACGGCGCCATTCGCCCGGCGACACCACGAAGCCCTGGCGGATCAGCTCCACCTTGGATGAAACGTCGTAGAGGTAGCAGCCGACCGTCAGCGTGCCGTTCGAATTGGCGCGGACATAGCCCTGCACCAGCGACTGCGCACCGGTGCCGCCCCAATAGTCATAGGCAGGCGC is part of the Sphingomonas sp. genome and harbors:
- the ruvA gene encoding Holliday junction branch migration protein RuvA; this translates as MIAHLRGALAASGADHAVIDVNGVGYLVGASAKTLDKLGAVGEQVTIHTEMLVSEDSIRLMGFATADERDWFKLLTSVQGVGAKVALAILSILAPEELRTAVARADSATIARSNGVGPKLAQRIVNELKDKAGGLALGGVGAAAAPSGGAAADAVSAMLNLGFKAAEASAAVNAASDELGPAATLDALVRLALRKAAK
- the tolB gene encoding Tol-Pal system beta propeller repeat protein TolB translates to MKFKFAALATVCLATAAHAQTTPPPPIANSPEAQAQTAQPAQQGGGQPVIDIVGGISAPMPIAIPAMPTSAVVDTPAGSTDVLGQKLADIITNDLRGSGLFTPVPPAQLRTVAFPEVTAPAYDYWGGTGAQSLVQGYVRANSNGTLTVGCYLYDVSSKVELIRQGFVVSPGEWRRAGHKCADAIYARLTGEGPYFDTQVVYIAESGPKNRRRKQLAIMDQDGANHRFLTNGQSIVLTPRMSPKLNAILYMSFERDRPSIHIYDLGSRQDRTLVANVALNFAPHWSPDARWVVFSMAVGGNTDIYRVPASGGTPQRLTTSPGIDTGGSYSPDGSKIVFESDRGGTQQLYVMNADGSNQHRISFGGGRYAAPAWSPRGDQIAFTRMGGGAFRIGVMNPSGGGEQLLTNSWGDEGPSWAPNGRVILFFRSAQGSGRPDLWTVDLTGRATRKVPTPLDGSDPNWGAVRP
- a CDS encoding DUF4337 domain-containing protein, producing MEIEVSAEAKDKRLNRRVAITVVILSVFTGVCGIKDGNIVQAMQQAQSNSVDLWNEYQATKTKQHLAETSRAQIAAVATDPVKIAPVLKGLDADIAKYKVEAPKLAEQAKAQAAQYDALNVHDDQFDASDAAIATAISVAAVSALAESSWLLAVAWVFGAFGLFMGLCGFAGWGFHPDVLSTLLG
- the pal gene encoding peptidoglycan-associated lipoprotein Pal, with product MTKLVPSLMLGVALVATAACSKKPPKELPPAPTETAAPSQPYGNGETTQTTPMSEQFRREVTSDTIHFGLDQYDVDPQSRAVLDSQAKWLVAHPNVRITLEGHCDERGTREYNLALGDRRANAAKNYLAAQGVSADRITTISYGKERPVAMGSDEAAWAQNRRAVTLVLN